In the Sarcophilus harrisii chromosome 3, mSarHar1.11, whole genome shotgun sequence genome, one interval contains:
- the SGO2 gene encoding shugoshin 2 isoform X2 produces MRVLLTSADDDDDGDDKETFHDNSFTTKKVPDSLTPVASKVSLSNEFHLELLQSSEKNDQEINAQDNPGRNFSTTNVLSTEHQSHPEESSKCESSSGELNNVQYAGQEKKKRSRSSSQSGNVTERKKRLPFWESNNFSAAIPLAVDLEQKVVSNDMLNQSNKINNSVDTDTKTQQNGLCHLNSQNQSESELNGELPTTMLPNDEQQLQKTIYEADMDITAGEISKIITIETAAKNKSNHKTKTSGKKAFRKVKDSSTEKNREKSKVQSKTSSSLHSEARDKVTEESSSLTLADGKSEDQTLTLETKQLDQLNTLKNMFQKTHEQNVANILQHHDKNNKARKTYVVSDEERVSLFPPMSNKSYQDNNCGMGCSFQTFDKGKDFRKTFVVDNSKKDACFPSQKDNETVPGILENLENELQTVLDCTEGSQSSSDCRTQDSLGVEKQITYVQPSKQRTTNLSRMSSKYSKKERTYELFSEINQLHENNDGVVYHKESHVEDLNSETNKSEKSTKYQVNSIKNASCVEVNKKMENYDQCSDLQKLDKKYSKNSLGKPMSLLIKSKPKTLMQATDLTQHSVPVESGSKYLRELKNYPESQNDHQKGQTQSTTTTLNKKKSLNSFMNVTAGNELHVKVSNKRRESKSKKSRKTYVVAPIEQNEVREKVPDTIEERLRSCDSEQVNQEQNLENEKTVKAKPNQSICNPVMESSSCHLKSLAQMDDSFNTRQFSPFSTLKEDLLNSGIPIAKDQKLSDDVTLKKPIFQVADTEQKHAFHEKTEGTIFLVDRRTETTGKDTKVLQDLRNISFVSSPKSQSTSSNDVSSILPIKRRRVAVCYKEPSLVRKLRRKEEFTNSDCVDTRPKKSKGRKKENKENPQEIF; encoded by the exons ATGAGAGTTCTGCTTACATCAGCAGATGATGATGACGATGGTGATGATAAAGAGACATTTCATGACAACAGTTTCACAACCAAGAAAGTACCTGATTCTCTCACTCCAGTAGCATCCAAAGTATCTTTATCTAATGAGTTCCATTTGGAATTATTGCAAAGTTCTGAGAAAAATGATCAGGAGATAAATGCCCAAGATAATCCAGGGAGAAATTTTTCTACGACCAATGTGCTTTCCACAG aacatcAGTCCCATCCAGAAGAAAGTTCCAAATGTGAAAGTTCCTCAGGTGAACTAAATAATGTTCAATATGCTgggcaagagaaaaagaaaagatctcgTAGTAGTAGTCAATCTGGAAATGTGACTGAAAGAAAAAAGCGTCTTCCTTTTTGGGAATCTAATAATTTTTCTGCAGCAATTCCCCTTGCAGTGGATTTGGAACAAAAAGTAGTTTCAAATGACATGTTAAATCAGAGCAACAAGATAAATAACTCTGTGGATACAGATACTAAAACACAACAAAATGGATTATGTCATCTTAACTCACAGAATCAATCTGAAAGTGAACTTAATGGAGAACTCCCCACGACGATGCTCCCCAATGATGAGCAGCAGCTTCAGAAAACAATATATGAAGCTGATATGGATATAACTGCAGGTGAAATTAGCAAAATTATTACAATTGAAACAGCtgccaaaaataaaagtaatcatAAAActaaaacttctgggaaaaaagcttttagaaaagtGAAAGATTCAAGCACtgaaaagaatagagagaagTCAAAAGTACAATCAAAAACTAGTTCATCTTTACACAGTGAAGCAAGGGATAAAGTTACAGAGGAAAGCAGTTCTCTTACTTTGGCTGATGGTAAATCAGAAGATCAGACACTCACTTTGGAGACTAAACAGCTTGATCAGTTGAACACCTTGAAGAATATGTTTCAGAAAACTCATGAGCAAAATGTAGCAAACATTTTACAGCATCATGACAAAAATAACAAAGCAAGAAAAACCTATGTTGTAAGTGATGAAGAAAgagtttctcttttccctcccatgTCAAATAAATCCTACCAGGACAACAATTGTggcatgggatgtagtttccaaACTTTTGATAAAGGCAAAGACTTTAGAAAGACATTTGTGGTAGATAATTCAAAGAAAGATGCATGCTTTCCAAGTCAAAAGGATAATGAAACTGTCCCTGGAATATTAGAAAACTTGGAAAATGAGCTACAAACAGTTCTTGATTGTACCGAAGGTAGCCAAAGCTCCTCTGATTGTAGGACCCAAGATTCATTAGGTGTAGAAAAGCAGATCACTTACGTGCAGCCTTCCAAACAAAGGACAACAAATTTAAGCAGAATGTCTTCAAAATATAGCAAGAAAGAGAGAacatatgaattattttctgaaattaaccAACTACATGAAAATAATGATGGAGTTGTGTACCACAAAGAGAGCCACGTGGAAGACCTTAATTCAGAAACAAACAAATCGGAAAAAAGCACTAAATACCAAGTGAACAGCATTAAAAATGCATCTTGTGTAGAAGtcaataaaaaaatggaaaattatgatCAATGCTCAGATCTTCAAAAACTAGATAAAAAATATAGCAAGAATTCATTGGGCAAACCAATGAGTTTATTGATAAAATCTAAACCCAAAACCCTCATGCAGGCAACAGATCTCACTCAACATTCTGTCCCCGTGGAATCAGGTTCAAAATACTTGAGAGAGCTGAAAAATTATCCTGAAAGTCAGAATGACCATCAGAAGGGTCAGACACAAAGTACAACTACAactctgaataaaaaaaaatctctcaattcTTTCATGAACGTGACTGCAGGAAATGAATTACATGTTAAAGTatcaaataaaagaagagaatccAAATCAAAAAAGAGCCGAAAGACTTATGTAGTTGCTCCAATTGAGCAAAATGAAGTCAGGGAGAAAGTACCTGACACTATTGAGGAAAGGTTAAGAtcatgtgattctgagcaagttaaTCAGGaacaaaatttggaaaatgagaaaacagtcaAAGCAAAACCAAATCAATCCATTTGTAATCCAGTAATGGAGTCCAGTTCTTGTCATTTAAAGTCTTTAGCTCAGATGGATGATTCATTTAATACAAGgcagttttctcctttttccaccTTGAAAGAGGATTTATTAAACTCTGGCATTCCAATTGCTAAGGATCAGAAACTTTCAGACGATGTTACTCTGAAGAAACCCATCTTTCAAGTGGCTGACACTGAGCAAAAGCATGCTTTCCACGAGAAAACAGAAGGGACAATATTTCTAGTTGACAGAAGAACAGAAACAACTGGAAAAG ATACCAAAGTACTACAGGATTTGAGaaacattagttttgtttcttctcctAAGTCTCAGAGTACATCATCTAATGATGTTTCTTCAATTTTGCCAATTAAAAGAAGGCGAGTTGCTGTATGTTATAAAGAACCAAGTCTTGTGAG AAAATTGAGACGAAAAGAGGAATTTACAAATTCTGATTGTGTGGATACCAGACCTAAAaagtcaaaaggaagaaaaaaagaaaataaggaaaaccctcaagaaatattttaa